From a region of the Fischerella sp. JS2 genome:
- the alr gene encoding alanine racemase: MNQHHIEVTVSARNFKDNIRYIRDFVAPAKLCVVMKANAYGHGLRQLATTAVVAGTDYIGICTNPEATTIRDLGLDVKLLRLRMALPEELEESIRRLNIEEQVGTIEAAEYLSDAGVKHNKKIPVHINIDTGMGRSGFFSSQIEELKKVCTLPGLSIVGIMTHFASADGKVLAFTQKQMEDFYHVRTALHDYLPDNVLSHTHNSAATVRLTPKCNSLVRVGAACYGVRTSRDFENPLELKPVMSVKTRVAQVRKIPAGRTIGYGSLYTTQRDSLIASLPVGFGEGYPRSLFNKGIVLIQGQRCPVVGRVSLNITTVDVTDLPKEVKWGDEVVLVGSQGNEEITFEELADKFQSVHTEINLMAGFMNQVSYLY, from the coding sequence ATGAATCAGCATCATATTGAAGTCACAGTTTCCGCCAGAAACTTTAAAGATAATATTCGCTACATCCGAGATTTTGTTGCACCTGCAAAGTTGTGCGTAGTGATGAAGGCAAATGCCTACGGACATGGTTTGAGGCAGTTAGCAACAACGGCAGTTGTGGCAGGAACAGATTACATTGGTATTTGCACAAATCCGGAGGCAACAACTATCCGTGATTTGGGTTTGGATGTCAAACTCCTGCGTTTACGCATGGCGCTACCAGAGGAATTAGAAGAGTCGATACGCCGCCTGAATATTGAAGAACAGGTGGGAACAATAGAAGCAGCAGAGTATTTATCTGATGCAGGGGTGAAGCACAACAAAAAAATTCCTGTGCATATCAATATTGATACGGGGATGGGTAGAAGTGGTTTCTTTTCATCTCAGATTGAAGAATTAAAGAAAGTTTGTACATTGCCGGGTTTATCTATTGTTGGCATTATGACTCACTTCGCCAGTGCTGATGGTAAAGTTCTGGCGTTTACACAAAAGCAGATGGAAGATTTTTATCATGTTCGTACTGCTCTTCATGATTACTTGCCCGATAATGTATTAAGTCATACTCACAATAGTGCTGCAACAGTGCGCTTGACTCCTAAATGTAATAGCTTGGTAAGGGTTGGCGCTGCCTGTTATGGGGTACGCACTTCACGGGACTTTGAAAATCCTTTAGAACTAAAACCTGTTATGTCAGTCAAAACCAGGGTAGCGCAGGTAAGGAAAATACCAGCAGGCAGAACTATTGGTTATGGCAGTTTATATACTACCCAACGCGATAGTTTAATTGCATCTTTACCTGTGGGTTTTGGTGAAGGTTATCCGCGATCGCTATTTAATAAAGGTATTGTCTTAATACAGGGTCAGCGTTGTCCAGTCGTGGGAAGAGTTTCGCTAAATATTACAACAGTAGATGTTACTGATCTACCAAAAGAAGTAAAATGGGGTGACGAGGTAGTTTTGGTTGGTAGTCAAGGTAACGAGGAGATTACCTTTGAAGAATTAGCAGATAAGTTTCAGAGTGTACATACAGAAATCAACCTGATGGCTGGTTTTATGAACCAGGTAAGTTACTTATATTGA
- the sat gene encoding sulfate adenylyltransferase, protein MSYYPEGIPAHGGQLVNRIATPEQKEVFISKAEFLPRVQLDQRAVSDLEMIAIGGFSPLTGFMNQQDYDRVVAEMRLANGTVWSIPITLSVSEEVAASLTEGGLVRLDNPEGRFIGVLELSQKYRYDKKREAINVYRTDDEKHPGVQVVYNQGPVNLAGDIWLLERDPHPYFPTYQIDPAESRQLFKQKGWKTVVGFQTRNPIHRAHEYIQKCALETVDGLFLHPLVGATKDDDIPADVRMRCYEILLENYYPQDRVILAINPSAMRYAGPREAIFHALIRKNYGCTHFIVGRDHAGVGDYYGTYDAQYIFDEFTPEEIGITPMMFEHAFYCTRTKQMATTKTSPSKPEERVHLSGTKVREMLRRGELPPPEFSRPEVAAELARAMKVSV, encoded by the coding sequence TTGAGTTACTATCCAGAAGGCATTCCTGCTCATGGTGGGCAGTTGGTTAATCGCATTGCTACACCAGAACAAAAAGAAGTATTTATTTCTAAGGCTGAGTTTCTGCCGCGCGTGCAACTCGATCAAAGAGCAGTTTCTGATCTAGAAATGATTGCGATCGGTGGTTTTAGTCCTCTAACTGGTTTTATGAACCAGCAAGACTATGATCGCGTTGTCGCCGAAATGCGCTTGGCGAACGGTACTGTGTGGTCAATTCCCATTACACTTTCAGTCAGCGAAGAAGTTGCGGCTTCCCTTACCGAAGGCGGTTTGGTGCGTCTGGATAACCCTGAAGGCAGATTCATCGGGGTTTTGGAACTCAGCCAAAAATATCGCTATGACAAAAAGCGAGAAGCAATCAATGTCTACCGCACCGATGATGAAAAACATCCCGGTGTACAAGTAGTCTACAATCAAGGGCCTGTGAACCTTGCAGGTGATATTTGGTTATTAGAACGCGATCCCCATCCCTACTTCCCCACCTACCAAATCGATCCTGCCGAGTCCCGGCAATTATTTAAGCAAAAAGGCTGGAAAACCGTTGTTGGTTTCCAAACTCGTAATCCCATCCACCGCGCCCATGAATATATCCAAAAGTGTGCGCTAGAAACCGTAGATGGTCTATTTTTGCATCCCTTGGTAGGGGCAACAAAAGATGATGATATCCCTGCCGATGTGCGGATGCGTTGCTATGAAATTTTGCTAGAAAACTACTATCCCCAAGATCGGGTAATTCTAGCAATCAATCCTTCGGCAATGCGTTACGCTGGGCCTCGTGAAGCGATTTTCCATGCCTTAATCCGCAAAAATTATGGCTGTACTCACTTTATCGTTGGGCGGGATCATGCAGGCGTTGGTGATTACTACGGAACCTATGACGCCCAATACATATTTGATGAGTTTACACCAGAGGAAATTGGCATCACGCCAATGATGTTTGAACACGCCTTCTACTGCACCCGTACTAAGCAGATGGCGACGACTAAAACCAGTCCCAGCAAACCAGAGGAACGCGTTCACCTATCGGGTACAAAAGTACGGGAAATGCTGCGTCGAGGCGAGTTACCTCCACCAGAATTTTCCCGCCCAGAGGTAGCAGCAGAACTAGCACGGGCGATGAAAGTGAGTGTTTAA
- a CDS encoding adenylate/guanylate cyclase domain-containing protein: MIKPTDTDKEQLDIFLKQVMSHWQNPASIFDSYTTQRQKMMLDRLRLQAQIMLIVGLTVIAFFLWVNVQAAGKISAFKIGLVVELMIGACWFLCQNNFGRRYPQIIFLTLCWSVTCIAQIATALFFNFVEPRIGILILMFLTQATMVPVLWHLHLISQIGTITCYLVLYFFYNSTLKYPFTYYVEQGIYLFWTCIICNFSVYLYEKLRKNEYNTRKELELAQEKSERLLLNILPEMIAEKLKHQHTTIADSFHEVSVLFADLVGFTELSSNIPPQRLVELLNEIFTIFDKLAEHHQIEKIKTIGDAYMAVAGLPIPRSDHAQAIAYMALDMQKAINKFNQERNLSFCIRIGISTDPVVAGVIGLKKFAYDLWGDTVNTASRMESHGLAGCIQVCEASHQCLKEKFVLEKRGLIKIKGKGEMMTYLLKSAIAN, encoded by the coding sequence ATGATTAAACCGACAGACACAGATAAAGAGCAACTTGATATATTCCTGAAACAAGTGATGTCTCACTGGCAAAATCCTGCTAGTATTTTCGACTCTTACACCACACAAAGACAGAAAATGATGCTTGACCGACTACGATTACAAGCACAGATTATGTTAATTGTTGGACTAACAGTAATCGCCTTTTTTTTATGGGTGAATGTACAAGCAGCAGGGAAAATATCTGCTTTTAAGATTGGTCTGGTTGTCGAGTTAATGATTGGAGCTTGTTGGTTTCTCTGTCAAAATAATTTTGGTCGTCGTTATCCTCAAATTATCTTTTTGACTCTTTGTTGGTCTGTAACTTGCATTGCCCAAATTGCTACAGCTTTGTTTTTTAATTTTGTGGAGCCAAGAATAGGTATTTTGATTCTTATGTTTCTCACCCAGGCAACAATGGTTCCTGTTCTCTGGCATTTACATTTAATCTCTCAAATTGGGACTATTACATGCTATCTTGTTTTATATTTTTTCTATAATTCTACTTTAAAATATCCATTTACTTATTATGTAGAACAAGGCATATATTTGTTTTGGACTTGTATTATTTGTAATTTTTCTGTTTATTTATATGAAAAATTACGTAAAAATGAATATAACACTCGTAAAGAATTAGAATTAGCTCAAGAAAAGTCAGAAAGATTATTACTAAATATTTTACCAGAAATGATAGCAGAAAAGCTCAAACATCAGCATACAACTATTGCTGATAGCTTTCATGAAGTATCGGTTTTATTTGCTGATCTTGTAGGCTTTACAGAACTTTCTAGTAATATACCTCCCCAAAGATTAGTGGAATTGTTAAATGAAATTTTTACTATCTTCGACAAATTAGCCGAACATCACCAAATAGAAAAAATTAAGACCATTGGCGATGCTTACATGGCTGTAGCTGGTTTACCAATTCCCCGCAGCGATCATGCACAAGCGATTGCTTATATGGCGTTAGATATGCAAAAGGCGATTAATAAGTTTAATCAAGAAAGAAACTTATCATTTTGTATTCGTATTGGTATTAGCACAGACCCTGTAGTTGCAGGAGTAATTGGATTAAAAAAATTTGCTTATGATCTATGGGGAGATACTGTCAATACTGCTAGTAGAATGGAATCACACGGTTTAGCTGGCTGCATTCAAGTTTGCGAAGCTTCTCATCAATGTTTAAAAGAGAAATTTGTATTGGAAAAACGAGGATTGATTAAGATTAAAGGTAAGGGAGAAATGATGACTTATTTACTCAAAAGTGCGATCGCTAATTAA
- a CDS encoding DEAD/DEAH box helicase, translating to MARTPTLTFDRGTLILHPPPRGKAWTDYAVWDDRVEKFRIPASKYRALVEALQAEDTYFVDEAKGFTSLELLSSLEMEPYPHQSEALTAWKLAGRQGVVVLPTAAGKTYLAQMAMEATPRSTLIVVPTLDLMHQWYAHLVSAFPDGEVGLLGGGSRDKTAILVATYDSAAIHAESLGNQYGLLIFDECHHLPTDFNRVIAEYAIAPYRLGLSATPERSDGKHTDLNILIGPEVYRKRAEDLAGKALAEHEIVQIKVKLSQHEREKYNELIQIRNDFLQQAKISLGSIQGWQKFVQMSARSQAGRRAMLAHRQAKEIAVGTDGKLRILANLLAKHYPERVLIFTADNATVYRISQEFLIPAITHQTPVKERHEVLTKFREGEYKTVVASHVLNEGVDVPAASVAIILSGTGSAREYIQRLGRVLRKGKDNHKQAILYEVVAQDTAEEGTSARRRGVRNVDAQVASRRVPPQRQDRQEKENRRGNLQVVYGTGEEKSYRAAEQLEIKYTVENKKSKKEDDLE from the coding sequence ATGGCTCGTACCCCCACATTAACTTTTGATCGTGGCACATTAATTTTGCATCCACCACCGCGTGGCAAAGCTTGGACAGATTACGCTGTATGGGATGATAGAGTTGAAAAGTTCCGCATTCCGGCGAGCAAATATCGTGCTTTGGTGGAAGCACTGCAAGCGGAAGATACCTATTTTGTTGATGAGGCGAAGGGTTTTACTTCTCTAGAATTGCTTTCTAGTTTGGAAATGGAACCTTACCCCCACCAGAGTGAGGCGTTAACGGCTTGGAAGTTGGCGGGAAGACAAGGTGTAGTGGTACTACCTACTGCCGCCGGAAAAACTTATTTGGCGCAGATGGCAATGGAAGCGACGCCGCGCAGTACGCTAATTGTTGTGCCGACGTTGGATTTAATGCATCAGTGGTATGCACATTTGGTATCAGCGTTTCCGGATGGGGAGGTGGGGTTACTGGGGGGTGGTTCGCGGGATAAAACAGCGATACTGGTTGCAACTTACGACAGTGCCGCGATTCATGCTGAAAGTTTGGGAAATCAGTACGGCTTGTTGATTTTTGATGAGTGTCATCATTTACCAACAGATTTTAATCGGGTAATTGCAGAGTATGCGATCGCACCCTATCGTTTAGGATTATCGGCGACACCCGAACGCAGCGATGGGAAACATACTGATTTGAATATATTGATTGGCCCAGAAGTATATCGCAAAAGGGCTGAAGATTTGGCAGGGAAGGCGTTAGCAGAACATGAAATTGTCCAAATTAAAGTCAAGCTATCCCAGCATGAACGGGAAAAATACAACGAGTTGATTCAAATCCGTAATGATTTCTTACAGCAAGCGAAAATTTCTTTGGGGAGTATCCAGGGTTGGCAAAAGTTTGTACAGATGAGTGCGCGATCGCAAGCCGGACGTAGAGCAATGTTAGCCCATCGCCAAGCCAAAGAAATTGCTGTTGGTACAGATGGAAAGTTAAGAATTTTAGCAAATTTATTAGCGAAGCATTACCCGGAGCGAGTTTTAATTTTTACTGCTGATAATGCTACGGTTTATCGGATTTCTCAAGAGTTTTTAATTCCAGCAATTACTCATCAAACCCCTGTGAAGGAACGCCATGAGGTTTTAACAAAGTTTCGGGAGGGGGAGTATAAGACTGTTGTTGCTTCCCATGTGTTGAATGAGGGGGTAGATGTGCCGGCGGCGAGTGTAGCGATTATTTTATCGGGTACGGGTTCGGCCAGAGAATATATTCAGAGATTGGGAAGGGTGTTAAGGAAGGGTAAGGATAATCATAAGCAGGCGATTTTATATGAGGTGGTGGCGCAAGATACGGCGGAAGAGGGAACTTCGGCGAGGAGAAGAGGGGTGAGAAATGTAGACGCGCAAGTGGCTTCCCGCAGGGTACCGCCACAACGCCAAGATCGCCAAGAGAAGGAGAACAGAAGAGGGAATTTACAGGTTGTTTATGGTACTGGTGAGGAAAAAAGTTATCGTGCTGCTGAGCAGTTAGAGATTAAGTATACAGTTGAGAATAAGAAGTCGAAAAAAGAAGATGATTTGGAGTAG
- a CDS encoding caspase family protein, translated as MKRRTFLQRFGSILAALGVAEAEWFQFGTRYQQALAQPSPRKLALLVGINQYSESPALNGCLVDVELQKEVLIHRCGFQASDILSLTDEQASREFIEAAFLEHLIRQAKPGDLVVFHFSGYGSRVRLGNTPEAIQNALVPVDGIEAKSQVPKIVNYLLEETLLLMLRSLPTDRVTAVLDTSYYAPTSILTAPLRVRARQTPQEAILVDAELDFQKQLQQKASTEQPGVILSATSAPNQLAREIQYSGFSAGLFTYTLTQYLWETTPTITIPVFSSRVESAMQQLGSRQQPGLLIGKKNQQRVQLNENFFLNNPGAEGVITATEEDGKTVQVWLAGIPPHVLEHYGVNSRLHLVSQTGVTTELIVRSRSGLTAKTQISSTEDKTSPQVGQLVQEAVRVLPRNINLIVALDGELERIERVDATSAFATVDHVTSVVAGEQPADYVFGKRPDTKNKDLIASTSLIVSPSRYGLFSSSSERVPNTFGEAGEAVKVAVQRLSPKLQTLLSAKLWRLTDNEGSSRLKVKATLEIISGIAPRAVMHRETLRTDQPETTNKKLANPEPGHTPTISIGSRVQYRVQNMGNSPIYSILLGLNSAKNAIALYPWQKVTQTDESPEPQLSDITITPGETLTIPQTTSGFEWVIQGPPAISETQLIFSTAPFTQTLNALAAAKHPRADQQRILPILNPLEVAHALLQDLHNASTTTADPNTIPTDSYVLDVNNWASLGFLFQVV; from the coding sequence ATGAAGCGGCGGACGTTTTTGCAACGGTTTGGCTCCATACTCGCGGCGTTGGGTGTCGCAGAAGCTGAGTGGTTCCAATTTGGAACTCGTTATCAGCAGGCATTAGCGCAACCCAGTCCGCGTAAACTGGCGTTATTGGTAGGTATCAACCAATATTCTGAAAGTCCAGCACTGAATGGTTGTCTGGTAGATGTGGAACTGCAAAAAGAGGTTTTAATCCATCGTTGTGGTTTCCAAGCGTCAGATATTTTGTCTCTGACTGATGAACAAGCCAGTAGAGAATTTATTGAAGCTGCTTTTTTAGAGCATTTGATTAGACAAGCAAAACCCGGTGATCTAGTTGTATTCCACTTTAGCGGCTATGGTAGTCGTGTCCGCTTGGGGAACACACCAGAAGCGATACAAAATGCTCTTGTTCCCGTAGATGGAATTGAAGCAAAATCACAAGTTCCAAAAATTGTCAACTATTTATTAGAAGAAACCCTACTGTTGATGTTGCGATCGCTTCCTACAGATCGAGTTACAGCAGTATTAGACACCAGTTACTATGCACCTACTAGCATTTTGACAGCGCCTTTGCGAGTTCGCGCCCGCCAAACGCCACAAGAAGCGATTTTAGTAGATGCAGAACTCGATTTTCAAAAACAACTCCAACAAAAAGCCTCTACAGAACAGCCAGGAGTCATACTGTCTGCAACCTCCGCTCCCAACCAACTAGCACGGGAAATCCAATATTCTGGTTTTAGTGCCGGATTATTTACCTACACCTTGACACAATATCTCTGGGAAACAACACCAACAATCACAATTCCCGTGTTTAGCTCCCGGGTAGAGAGTGCAATGCAGCAGTTAGGTAGTAGACAGCAACCAGGCTTGTTGATCGGTAAAAAAAATCAGCAGCGAGTCCAACTCAACGAGAACTTTTTCCTAAATAATCCTGGTGCAGAGGGAGTAATAACAGCAACCGAAGAAGATGGCAAAACAGTACAAGTATGGTTAGCAGGAATTCCACCCCATGTACTGGAACACTACGGTGTGAATTCTCGGTTGCATCTGGTGAGTCAAACAGGTGTAACTACAGAATTAATCGTGCGATCGCGTAGTGGCTTGACAGCAAAAACGCAGATTTCCTCTACTGAGGATAAAACATCTCCCCAAGTCGGGCAACTTGTTCAAGAAGCAGTGCGAGTCTTACCCCGAAACATCAACTTAATAGTTGCTTTAGATGGAGAACTAGAAAGAATTGAACGGGTAGATGCTACCAGCGCCTTTGCTACAGTCGATCATGTGACAAGTGTAGTTGCAGGAGAACAACCAGCCGACTATGTATTTGGTAAACGTCCAGACACCAAAAACAAAGACTTAATTGCTTCCACCTCATTAATAGTCTCTCCCAGTCGCTATGGCTTATTTTCTTCTAGCAGCGAGAGAGTTCCCAATACCTTTGGCGAAGCAGGAGAAGCAGTCAAAGTCGCAGTACAGAGGTTAAGTCCCAAACTACAAACCCTTCTGTCAGCAAAATTGTGGCGACTCACAGATAACGAAGGTTCTTCCCGATTGAAGGTGAAAGCAACTCTAGAAATAATTAGTGGAATTGCACCTCGTGCAGTCATGCACCGCGAAACACTACGAACTGATCAACCAGAAACTACTAACAAGAAATTAGCTAATCCTGAACCAGGACACACCCCGACTATATCTATTGGGAGTCGGGTACAGTATCGCGTGCAAAACATGGGCAACAGCCCAATCTACTCTATACTTTTGGGACTAAATAGCGCTAAGAATGCGATCGCTCTTTACCCCTGGCAAAAAGTCACACAAACCGATGAGTCCCCAGAACCACAGCTGAGTGATATTACCATTACTCCCGGCGAAACCCTGACAATACCACAAACCACATCTGGTTTTGAGTGGGTAATCCAAGGACCACCTGCCATTAGTGAAACCCAATTAATTTTTAGCACAGCTCCATTTACCCAAACCCTCAACGCCTTGGCAGCTGCCAAACACCCACGGGCCGATCAACAACGTATTCTCCCAATATTAAACCCTCTAGAAGTTGCCCATGCCCTTCTGCAAGACTTACACAATGCTAGTACCACAACAGCCGATCCTAATACTATACCTACTGACTCCTATGTATTGGATGTAAATAACTGGGCAAGTTTAGGTTTTCTGTTTCAGGTGGTTTAA